A window of the bacterium genome harbors these coding sequences:
- a CDS encoding LptF/LptG family permease, which yields MKIIDRYLIKQFLLTVFFALLAFILIFLVIDAMENLDDFIDQNVPWVNILHYYVVFTPEIIKLITPVAVLFGALFTAGKASQLSELTAIRASGVSLYRFMAPFVVTALLISFISLYFGGYIVPMANKTKVYIEQTYLKKGLVFTGSNIYFQDSKARIVSISYFDSNLNWANRVSIQEFNEANLTEMIQRIDAQKLEYDSLSGVWIAKQGVKRIFTDRTETASYFDSLKLSNLHFKPVDLTKKQQKPVEMNLSELSDLIDSQKRAGTNPIVAQIEYHSRFAFAMTNVIIVLFGLPISANKRKSGVAVQVGINILIAFIYLVFMKVSQAFGKNGALDPVLTAWFANLIFVAGTFITLPRMKY from the coding sequence ATGAAAATTATTGACCGGTATTTAATCAAACAATTCCTGCTGACTGTTTTCTTTGCACTGCTTGCATTCATCCTGATTTTTTTAGTGATAGATGCAATGGAGAACCTCGATGATTTCATTGATCAGAATGTGCCGTGGGTAAACATCCTTCATTATTACGTGGTGTTCACTCCTGAAATAATAAAACTGATAACACCCGTCGCAGTTCTCTTCGGTGCTTTATTCACAGCAGGGAAAGCATCACAGCTAAGCGAGCTCACTGCAATCAGGGCAAGCGGGGTTAGTCTTTACAGGTTTATGGCGCCGTTCGTAGTCACTGCCCTGCTGATAAGTTTCATTTCACTTTACTTCGGCGGATACATTGTCCCGATGGCAAACAAAACAAAAGTTTATATTGAGCAGACATATCTTAAAAAAGGATTAGTGTTTACAGGAAGCAATATTTATTTCCAGGACAGCAAAGCGCGAATCGTAAGCATCTCTTACTTCGACAGCAATCTCAACTGGGCGAACAGAGTTAGCATACAGGAATTTAATGAAGCCAATCTTACTGAAATGATTCAGCGGATTGATGCACAGAAACTTGAATATGATTCACTCAGCGGAGTGTGGATTGCAAAACAGGGAGTTAAAAGAATTTTTACTGACAGAACCGAAACAGCCAGTTATTTCGACAGCTTAAAACTATCGAACCTGCATTTCAAACCGGTTGACCTCACAAAGAAACAGCAGAAGCCTGTGGAGATGAATTTAAGCGAACTATCAGACCTGATTGATTCACAGAAAAGAGCAGGAACAAATCCAATTGTTGCACAGATTGAATACCACTCGCGGTTTGCTTTTGCAATGACGAACGTAATAATTGTTCTCTTCGGACTACCAATATCTGCCAACAAAAGAAAAAGCGGTGTTGCTGTACAGGTTGGAATAAATATACTCATCGCATTTATCTATCTTGTCTTTATGAAAGTAAGTCAGGCATTTGGCAAGAATGGTGCGCTCGATCCAGTTTTAACTGCGTGGTTTGCAAACCTGATTTTTGTTGCAGGAACCTTCATCACCCTGCCGAGGATGAAGTACTGA
- a CDS encoding T9SS type A sorting domain-containing protein, which translates to MSFGIIGTNIFAGSINENSNDGLVFLSTDVGTSWISINEGLPPDKWVASFATIGNNAFSGTLHSGGVWRRPLSEITSVKDELIQPTEFILEQNYPNPFNPSTVISYQLPVSSEITLNVFDVLGNEIATLVDEYKPAGRCEVEFNAASLPSGVYFYQLRAVDPSTGSGQAYVNTKNMLLLK; encoded by the coding sequence ATGTCTTTTGGCATAATTGGGACAAATATCTTTGCAGGGTCAATTAACGAGAATAGTAATGATGGTCTGGTATTTCTTTCTACTGATGTTGGTACAAGCTGGATATCAATAAACGAAGGTTTACCTCCTGACAAATGGGTAGCTTCCTTCGCAACTATTGGCAATAATGCTTTCAGTGGAACATTACATTCAGGTGGAGTTTGGCGAAGACCATTAAGTGAAATTACTTCCGTAAAAGATGAACTAATTCAACCAACAGAATTTATTCTTGAGCAGAACTACCCAAATCCATTCAACCCAAGCACGGTAATCAGTTATCAATTACCAGTAAGCAGTGAGATTACTCTAAATGTGTTTGATGTTTTGGGAAATGAAATTGCAACACTTGTTGATGAATACAAACCAGCAGGGAGGTGTGAAGTTGAGTTTAATGCAGCATCATTACCGAGCGGGGTGTATTTCTATCAATTGAGAGCAGTTGATCCTTCGACAGGCTCAGGACAAGCTTATGTGAACACGAAGAATATGTTATTATTGAAGTAA
- a CDS encoding T9SS type A sorting domain-containing protein, translating into MLSFSPEAEVLKITFSTSNRRYTMNQIKIFLLFFPILITSSIAQTFIPPGDVSGDWSSAGSPYYIQGEITIPNGETLTIGSGVSVVFMGHYKFNVQGRLLAVGTQQDSINFTADSVEIGWHGIRFNYTPNTNDTSKLIYCSFRYGKANTGVSSSWDRCGGAILIGAFDKVFVSDCLFEYNSNSGDITALTGGAAIFIKSASPIIVNSTFRNTTGTTDCAILSLYSSINNPGENPILSNNVFANNSGPHGPITCCYNDAIISGNFISENVTTRAGGGIFTMTTNAIITNNIIINNQSFGVEGEGGGIKCYIGDKSIFINNTIAFNSSTLGGGICCNQNSDPVFINNIIWGNTATNGNQVNLIEATSDPNFFYCDIQGGKESFGGAGAGNNYTGLYENNMDSDPMFRDTANFNYHLMSTDCGSTFNSPCIDAGDPDFSDSSLHCIWGLGTDRSDIGAFGGGEIPLAVDDQNTEMLTDYSLSQNYPNPLNPSTVISYQLPVSCDVTLKVFDVLGNEIATLINEEKPAGRYEVEFNTNSHSGNIRNLPSGVYFYQLKAGNYIGTKKMLLLK; encoded by the coding sequence ATGCTTTCCTTCTCTCCCGAAGCAGAAGTTTTGAAAATAACTTTTTCAACTTCTAACAGGAGGTACACCATGAACCAAATCAAAATTTTTTTACTGTTTTTTCCCATTCTTATAACAAGTTCAATTGCTCAGACATTTATTCCACCAGGTGATGTAAGTGGTGACTGGTCATCAGCAGGGTCACCATACTATATACAGGGAGAAATAACAATTCCAAATGGTGAAACACTAACGATAGGTTCTGGAGTAAGTGTTGTATTTATGGGTCACTATAAATTTAATGTACAAGGTAGACTACTCGCTGTTGGTACTCAGCAGGATTCAATAAACTTTACAGCTGATAGTGTAGAAATTGGTTGGCATGGTATAAGATTCAATTACACACCCAACACAAATGACACGTCGAAATTAATTTATTGTTCATTTAGATACGGAAAGGCTAATACGGGAGTTAGCTCAAGTTGGGATAGATGTGGTGGTGCAATTTTAATCGGTGCATTTGATAAAGTTTTTGTATCTGATTGTCTTTTTGAATACAATAGCAACAGTGGTGATATTACTGCTTTAACAGGTGGGGCTGCGATTTTTATCAAATCAGCTTCACCAATTATTGTTAATAGCACTTTCAGAAATACTACAGGAACTACTGATTGTGCAATTTTAAGCCTTTATAGCTCAATTAATAATCCAGGTGAAAATCCAATTTTATCCAATAACGTATTTGCAAATAATAGCGGCCCTCATGGTCCAATTACTTGTTGTTACAATGATGCGATCATCTCTGGAAATTTTATTTCTGAAAATGTTACTACCAGGGCAGGGGGTGGAATATTTACTATGACAACAAATGCAATAATCACAAATAATATTATTATTAATAATCAATCTTTTGGCGTTGAAGGTGAAGGAGGTGGTATCAAATGTTATATTGGAGACAAGTCAATCTTTATTAACAATACGATTGCTTTTAACAGTTCTACTCTTGGAGGCGGAATTTGCTGCAATCAGAATTCAGACCCAGTTTTTATAAACAATATTATTTGGGGAAATACGGCCACGAATGGAAATCAGGTTAATTTAATTGAGGCTACCTCAGACCCAAATTTTTTCTACTGCGACATTCAGGGAGGTAAAGAAAGTTTTGGTGGTGCTGGCGCTGGAAATAATTATACTGGGTTATACGAAAATAATATGGATAGTGATCCTATGTTCCGAGATACGGCAAACTTCAATTATCATCTTATGTCCACTGATTGTGGCAGCACTTTTAACTCCCCGTGTATTGATGCAGGCGATCCTGATTTTTCAGATTCTAGTTTACATTGTATTTGGGGATTAGGAACAGACCGAAGTGATATAGGTGCATTTGGCGGTGGAGAAATACCTCTCGCTGTCGATGATCAAAACACAGAAATGTTAACGGACTATTCTCTCTCACAAAACTACCCCAACCCCTTAAATCCAAGCACCGTGATTAGTTATCAGTTACCTGTAAGCTGCGATGTAACATTGAAAGTATTTGATGTTTTGGGAAATGAAATCGCAACTCTTATAAACGAAGAAAAACCAGCAGGAAGGTATGAAGTTGAGTTCAATACTAATAGCCATTCCGGCAACATCCGGAATCTGCCAAGTGGGGTTTACTTCTATCAATTAAAAGCGGGAAATTATATTGGAACAAAAAAAATGTTATTACTGAAGTAG
- a CDS encoding HlyC/CorC family transporter has product MFEIIIIIILIAINGVLAMSEIAFVSSKKFKLEEKAKKGSEAAKKALILLKEPEKFLSAVQIGITLVGILAGAYGGYAIAEDITPIFEQVSYLKKYAIEISIGLIVALITYLSLVIGELVPKTIALNNPERITLLTAGLMYYITKIFAPVVWFLSASTKLLLSLTGIKKNPEPPVSEEELKSLLETGTQHGTFEKEESEMIKKIFSFNDKKVSEIMVRRVDIEWIDSSMTNDEIFQFISTHHYSKYVAAENDIDNFLGILYAKEFLINYHNNPSFDLKSIIVEALIVPDTIYSIDLFERFRENKTNIAVVINEYGGTEGLITLHDLIENIVGEIPEKFDESEQNIIVREDGSYLVDGSTEINKVSELLSIEFAAEEYTTLGGFMMSKLGKIPEEGDVVKHSQYKFEIVDMDEKRVDKVLIEKSIDQK; this is encoded by the coding sequence ATGTTCGAAATAATAATCATAATAATCCTTATCGCAATAAACGGTGTGCTCGCAATGAGCGAGATTGCATTCGTTTCTTCCAAAAAATTCAAGCTGGAAGAAAAAGCAAAGAAAGGAAGTGAAGCAGCAAAAAAAGCTTTGATACTTTTAAAAGAACCGGAAAAATTTCTCTCCGCAGTTCAGATAGGTATTACTCTCGTTGGTATACTCGCCGGTGCGTACGGCGGTTATGCAATTGCAGAGGATATAACTCCCATCTTTGAACAGGTAAGCTATCTTAAAAAATATGCTATTGAAATTTCGATAGGTCTTATAGTTGCGTTAATTACATATCTTTCTCTTGTTATCGGCGAGCTCGTTCCAAAAACCATTGCACTTAATAATCCTGAAAGGATAACTCTTTTAACTGCCGGGTTGATGTATTATATAACAAAAATATTTGCACCCGTCGTATGGTTTTTGAGTGCGTCCACAAAGCTGCTTTTATCTTTAACCGGAATTAAGAAAAATCCTGAACCGCCTGTTTCGGAAGAAGAATTGAAATCACTGCTGGAAACAGGAACTCAGCACGGCACCTTTGAAAAAGAAGAATCCGAGATGATTAAAAAAATATTCAGCTTTAACGATAAGAAAGTAAGCGAGATAATGGTACGCAGGGTCGATATCGAGTGGATTGATTCATCAATGACAAACGATGAAATATTTCAGTTTATATCCACGCACCATTACTCGAAGTACGTAGCAGCTGAAAATGATATAGATAATTTCCTGGGAATACTTTATGCGAAGGAATTTCTGATCAACTATCACAATAATCCTTCGTTTGATTTGAAATCAATTATTGTCGAAGCACTTATTGTCCCTGATACAATTTATTCGATTGATCTTTTTGAAAGATTCAGAGAGAATAAAACCAATATTGCTGTCGTAATAAATGAGTACGGCGGGACGGAAGGTTTAATTACTCTGCACGATCTGATCGAAAATATCGTAGGTGAAATACCCGAGAAGTTTGATGAATCGGAACAAAATATTATAGTTCGTGAAGATGGATCATACCTCGTAGATGGCTCAACCGAAATAAATAAAGTTTCAGAACTGCTTTCAATTGAATTTGCTGCAGAAGAATACACTACACTCGGCGGTTTTATGATGAGCAAGCTCGGTAAAATACCTGAAGAGGGTGATGTGGTAAAACATAGTCAGTATAAATTTGAAATAGTTGATATGGATGAAAAACGTGTCGATAAAGTTTTAATAGAAAAGTCAATTGATCAGAAATAA
- a CDS encoding DUF3467 domain-containing protein, with protein MNQNKPPQGQQINIELGEKEAEGIYSNLAIITHSPAEFIIDFTRIVPGVPKAKVLSRIITTPQHAKMLMKALKDNIEKFEARFGEIKMEMPADQHFGFVAPKGPEKVN; from the coding sequence ATGAATCAAAACAAACCTCCTCAGGGACAGCAGATAAATATCGAGCTTGGTGAAAAAGAAGCGGAAGGAATTTATTCCAACCTGGCTATCATCACTCACTCACCGGCTGAGTTTATAATTGACTTTACGCGTATTGTGCCCGGTGTGCCGAAAGCAAAAGTGCTTTCGCGAATTATTACAACACCGCAGCATGCAAAGATGCTGATGAAAGCGTTGAAAGATAACATAGAAAAATTTGAAGCGCGCTTCGGTGAAATTAAAATGGAAATGCCGGCTGACCAGCATTTTGGATTCGTTGCACCGAAAGGACCCGAGAAGGTGAATTAG
- a CDS encoding tetratricopeptide repeat protein has translation MKNSKLIVLGMLMMGVMFLGFQCSSTELTSAKLYIQQKNWDKAIETLNSEVTKNPQSDEGYFLLGTVYSELDNVDKMIESFDKSLAISSKFQKNIDEYKAFQWANNFNRGVNLFQRGNKATDADSSKMYYDMAIDAYNKAIVLEPDSGETYRNLAFVLLTTGKTEESIAPLKKLVELEQAEEGYQYLGEVYYTLGLNKMSDFKMDKNVQDSVKAMEYYNNSIAILEEGTSKFPENAEMIGTKFSAYIGANKMQDALTSAEDLVEKDPNNKFNRYNYGVVLLNTDKYPEAETQLLEAIKLDPEYDNAIYNLGVTYVKWGTAMNKEAEQKGVMSDDYKKKYEAALPYLEKVVEKDQSNVAIWELLGKVYSVLGMTDDANNAFKKADELR, from the coding sequence ATGAAAAATTCCAAACTAATTGTACTCGGAATGTTAATGATGGGGGTAATGTTCCTTGGATTCCAATGCTCTTCAACTGAACTCACGAGTGCAAAACTCTACATTCAGCAGAAGAATTGGGATAAAGCAATTGAAACACTGAATTCCGAAGTAACAAAAAATCCGCAAAGTGACGAAGGCTATTTTCTGCTTGGAACAGTTTACAGCGAACTTGATAACGTTGATAAAATGATTGAGTCGTTCGATAAATCTCTTGCAATAAGCAGTAAGTTTCAAAAGAATATAGATGAATACAAAGCTTTCCAATGGGCAAATAATTTTAACCGCGGAGTAAATCTTTTTCAGAGAGGAAATAAAGCAACGGATGCAGACAGCTCCAAAATGTACTACGATATGGCAATTGATGCTTACAATAAAGCAATAGTACTTGAGCCAGATTCAGGCGAAACGTACAGAAATCTTGCATTTGTTTTATTAACAACAGGAAAAACCGAAGAATCAATTGCACCATTGAAGAAACTTGTTGAACTTGAACAGGCTGAAGAAGGTTATCAGTATCTTGGAGAAGTTTACTATACTCTGGGTCTCAATAAAATGAGTGATTTTAAAATGGACAAAAATGTTCAGGACAGCGTAAAGGCAATGGAATATTACAACAACTCAATAGCAATACTTGAGGAAGGAACTTCAAAATTTCCAGAGAATGCCGAGATGATTGGAACAAAGTTCAGTGCTTATATTGGCGCGAATAAGATGCAGGACGCATTAACTTCTGCAGAAGATTTAGTTGAAAAAGATCCAAACAATAAATTCAATCGTTATAATTACGGAGTTGTTCTTCTTAACACCGATAAATATCCTGAAGCAGAGACACAGCTTCTTGAAGCAATTAAGCTTGATCCTGAATATGATAACGCGATTTATAACCTCGGAGTTACCTATGTAAAATGGGGAACCGCAATGAACAAAGAAGCAGAACAGAAAGGTGTTATGAGCGATGATTATAAGAAAAAATATGAAGCCGCTTTACCTTACCTAGAGAAAGTTGTAGAAAAGGATCAGAGCAACGTTGCGATATGGGAGCTGCTCGGTAAAGTATATTCTGTTTTAGGAATGACGGATGATGCAAACAATGCATTTAAAAAAGCAGATGAATTAAGATAA
- a CDS encoding adenosine deaminase: MLTKEIINSVPKVLLHDHIDGGLRPQTVIDLADELNYKKLPTRDAEELANWFHIGANKGSLVEFLKGFEHTTAVMQTKEGLEKVAYEMMEDMKKDGVAYVETRFAPVYHTNKDLYLEDTVTAVLNGLEKGRRDFGVGYGLILCGMRNMKNTLEIAELAVNFRKDGVVGFDLAGEEGGYPPKKHLEAFQFIQRANFNITIHAGEAFGKESIWQAIQWCGAHRIGHATRLLEDIVLNEDGEVVSFGDLAQYVLDKRIPLEICLLSNLHTGAVDKLENHPFGILFKEKFRVTINTDDRLMSNTNMTEEFMTAIKYFNLSFDEIEKITINAMKSAFIPYKERLRYIYDIIKPGYQKVRNQLYN; encoded by the coding sequence TTGTTAACCAAAGAAATCATAAATTCTGTTCCGAAAGTTCTGCTCCACGATCATATCGATGGAGGTCTGCGTCCACAAACAGTGATCGACCTTGCTGATGAACTTAATTACAAAAAACTTCCAACACGCGATGCGGAGGAACTAGCAAACTGGTTCCACATCGGTGCTAACAAAGGCAGCTTAGTTGAATTTCTGAAAGGCTTTGAACATACTACTGCAGTTATGCAGACGAAAGAAGGACTGGAAAAAGTTGCTTACGAGATGATGGAGGATATGAAAAAAGATGGTGTTGCTTATGTTGAAACAAGGTTCGCTCCGGTTTATCATACAAACAAAGATTTGTATCTCGAAGATACTGTAACTGCTGTGCTCAATGGATTAGAAAAAGGTAGAAGAGATTTCGGTGTCGGTTATGGATTAATCCTTTGCGGAATGCGTAATATGAAAAATACGCTCGAGATTGCTGAGCTTGCTGTTAATTTCAGAAAAGACGGAGTTGTTGGATTTGATCTTGCAGGTGAAGAAGGCGGATATCCTCCTAAAAAGCATCTCGAAGCATTTCAGTTTATTCAGCGAGCAAATTTTAATATAACTATTCACGCTGGTGAAGCTTTCGGAAAAGAATCTATCTGGCAGGCAATTCAGTGGTGCGGTGCGCACAGGATCGGTCACGCAACAAGATTGCTTGAAGATATTGTGTTGAATGAAGACGGCGAGGTTGTAAGTTTCGGCGATCTGGCTCAATATGTACTTGATAAAAGAATTCCTCTTGAAATTTGTTTGTTAAGCAACCTGCATACCGGTGCAGTAGATAAGCTTGAGAATCATCCTTTCGGAATATTATTCAAAGAGAAATTCAGAGTAACGATAAATACAGATGACAGGCTGATGAGCAATACAAATATGACTGAAGAATTTATGACGGCCATCAAGTATTTTAATCTCAGCTTTGATGAAATTGAAAAAATTACAATTAACGCAATGAAGTCTGCATTCATTCCATACAAAGAACGATTAAGATACATATACGATATTATTAAACCGGGATATCAAAAAGTCCGGAATCAACTATACAATTAA
- the hutU gene encoding urocanate hydratase, giving the protein MMIPTDEKIIKAPTGTNLSCKGWIQEAAMRMLMNNLNPEVAERPEDLIVYGGSGKAARNWDAFAAIVDSLKKLENDETLLVQSGKPVGIFKTHTNAPRVIISNSMLVPDWATWDEFRRLEQLGLTMYGQMTAGSWIYIGTQGILQGTYETFAECARKYFDGTLKGKFVLTAGLGGMGGAQPLAATFNGAACLGIEVDRSRAQKRIDTGYLDFLTDNIDEALNKVLDAKSKGIALSVGLIGNAGEVLPEILKRNIIPDVLTDQTSAHDVLNGYVPMGMSFEQAIQLRKTDPDKYIKLSRQTIVNHVQAMLEFQKRGAITFDYGNNIRGEAKENGVRNAFDIPGFVPEFIRPLFCDGKGPFRWAALSGNPKDIYETDKAVKETFPENKALMNWIDMAQKKVHFQGLPSRICWLGYGERAKMGKIFNKLVADKKVKAPIVIGRDHLDCGSVASPNRETEGMIDGSDAIADWPILNALLNAIGGASWVSVHHGGGVGIGKSIHAGMVVVADGTKEAEERLERVLTYDPGMGVMRHADAGYKQAIENAKKWNVKIPMLKK; this is encoded by the coding sequence ATGATGATCCCTACTGATGAAAAAATTATTAAAGCACCGACAGGAACAAACTTAAGCTGTAAAGGATGGATTCAGGAAGCAGCTATGAGAATGCTGATGAACAACCTTAATCCGGAAGTCGCAGAAAGACCTGAAGATCTTATTGTTTACGGCGGTAGCGGAAAAGCAGCACGTAATTGGGATGCGTTTGCTGCAATTGTTGACTCATTAAAGAAGCTTGAAAATGATGAAACACTTTTAGTTCAATCAGGAAAACCTGTTGGCATTTTTAAAACTCACACTAATGCACCACGGGTTATTATTTCCAATTCAATGCTCGTTCCCGATTGGGCAACCTGGGATGAGTTCCGCAGACTTGAACAGCTTGGATTAACGATGTACGGACAGATGACTGCTGGAAGCTGGATATACATCGGAACACAGGGAATCCTTCAAGGCACTTATGAGACTTTCGCTGAATGTGCCCGAAAATATTTTGATGGAACTTTAAAAGGAAAATTTGTACTTACAGCCGGTCTTGGTGGAATGGGCGGAGCTCAGCCGCTTGCTGCAACTTTTAACGGAGCTGCTTGCCTTGGAATTGAAGTTGATCGTTCCCGTGCACAAAAGAGAATTGATACTGGTTATCTCGATTTCCTTACTGATAATATTGATGAGGCACTGAATAAAGTGCTTGATGCAAAATCAAAGGGAATTGCTCTTTCAGTTGGATTAATTGGAAACGCTGGCGAAGTTCTTCCTGAAATTTTAAAAAGAAATATTATTCCCGATGTTTTAACTGATCAGACTTCTGCTCATGATGTTCTCAATGGTTACGTCCCGATGGGAATGAGCTTTGAACAGGCAATTCAACTTAGAAAAACAGATCCCGACAAATACATCAAGCTTTCACGGCAAACAATTGTGAATCATGTCCAAGCAATGCTTGAGTTTCAGAAACGCGGTGCAATCACTTTTGATTACGGCAACAACATCCGCGGAGAAGCAAAGGAAAATGGAGTGAGGAATGCTTTCGATATTCCCGGCTTTGTTCCTGAATTTATTCGTCCGCTTTTCTGTGATGGTAAAGGTCCGTTTCGATGGGCTGCCCTTTCCGGTAATCCAAAAGATATTTACGAAACAGACAAAGCTGTAAAGGAAACTTTTCCTGAGAATAAAGCATTGATGAATTGGATTGATATGGCACAGAAAAAAGTTCACTTCCAGGGATTGCCTTCAAGAATTTGCTGGCTTGGTTACGGCGAGCGAGCGAAGATGGGAAAGATTTTCAACAAACTTGTTGCGGATAAAAAAGTAAAAGCTCCGATTGTAATCGGAAGAGATCATCTCGATTGTGGTTCCGTTGCGTCCCCGAATAGGGAAACCGAAGGAATGATAGATGGAAGTGATGCGATTGCTGATTGGCCGATATTGAATGCACTGTTAAATGCAATCGGCGGTGCAAGCTGGGTTTCAGTTCATCACGGCGGTGGAGTTGGAATTGGTAAATCAATTCACGCAGGAATGGTAGTAGTTGCTGATGGAACTAAAGAAGCTGAAGAAAGATTGGAAAGAGTTTTAACGTATGATCCGGGAATGGGAGTTATGCGTCACGCGGATGCTGGTTACAAACAAGCAATTGAAAATGCGAAAAAATGGAATGTTAAAATTCCAATGCTGAAAAAGTAA
- a CDS encoding phosphoglycerate dehydrogenase — MKLKVLVADKFPDKYIQQMKDLDLDVIYQPKLGEKDLPEAAKEVDILVVRSTVVNEETINSSKKLNLIIRAGSGVNNINIAAANKKGIYVTNCPGMNAVAVAELAIGLMISIDRFIPDNVSDFNKNVWNKDKYSKGKGLKGKTLGLIGVGNIGKEVARRALAFEMNVYGKDITRIEGVQIKDFSEMDQLLPLCDVVSIHLPATPQTKGLFNKQMFSYMKNGAYLINTSRQDIVVEDDLLEAIKEKNIRYACDVFKGEPEAKSGEVTSKLQNNPNIYVTHHIGASTEQAQDAVAEETINIINHYIHSGVIDHWVNRAKITDAKYQLVVKHYDKPGVLASVLDLLREGDINVEEIENVIFDGGIAASCTMKLKNAATADMLKKMSENPNVISVSHVEI, encoded by the coding sequence ATGAAACTTAAAGTATTAGTAGCCGACAAATTTCCTGACAAGTACATTCAGCAGATGAAAGATCTTGATCTCGATGTAATTTATCAGCCAAAGCTTGGTGAAAAAGATCTTCCGGAAGCTGCGAAGGAAGTTGATATTCTTGTTGTCCGATCAACAGTAGTAAATGAAGAGACTATCAACAGTTCAAAGAAGCTCAATCTTATAATCCGTGCAGGTTCAGGTGTTAACAACATCAATATTGCTGCGGCGAATAAAAAAGGTATTTATGTTACCAACTGTCCCGGAATGAATGCAGTTGCAGTTGCCGAACTTGCAATTGGATTGATGATCTCAATCGACAGGTTTATTCCGGATAATGTGAGCGATTTCAATAAAAACGTATGGAATAAAGATAAATATTCCAAAGGAAAAGGATTAAAAGGTAAAACTCTTGGTCTCATTGGAGTTGGAAACATCGGTAAAGAAGTCGCAAGGAGAGCCCTCGCTTTTGAAATGAATGTTTACGGAAAAGATATTACTAGAATCGAAGGAGTTCAGATAAAAGATTTCAGTGAGATGGATCAGCTTCTTCCTTTGTGCGATGTTGTCAGCATTCACCTACCCGCAACACCACAAACAAAAGGATTGTTCAATAAGCAGATGTTCAGCTATATGAAAAATGGTGCTTACCTGATTAATACATCACGGCAAGATATAGTTGTTGAAGATGATCTTCTTGAAGCAATCAAAGAAAAAAATATCCGTTATGCCTGTGATGTTTTCAAAGGTGAACCGGAAGCAAAATCCGGTGAAGTAACTTCGAAGCTGCAGAACAATCCGAATATTTATGTAACACACCACATTGGTGCTTCAACTGAGCAAGCGCAGGATGCAGTTGCTGAAGAGACAATAAATATTATTAATCATTACATTCACAGCGGAGTAATTGACCACTGGGTAAACAGAGCAAAAATCACAGATGCTAAATATCAGCTTGTAGTAAAACATTATGACAAGCCAGGTGTTCTTGCAAGTGTTCTCGATTTGCTACGTGAAGGAGATATAAATGTTGAAGAGATTGAAAACGTAATATTCGATGGCGGAATTGCAGCAAGCTGCACAATGAAACTAAAGAATGCCGCAACTGCCGATATGCTGAAGAAGATGAGTGAAAATCCGAATGTGATAAGTGTTAGTCACGTAGAGATTTAG
- the rplS gene encoding 50S ribosomal protein L19, whose translation MDKVNSVLKEKPRTDLPEFRTGDHIKVYVSIVEGDKERIQPFEGDVISVRGNGLNKSFTVRKISSGVGVERIFRFTSPKISKIEILKKGNVRRAKLYYLRNLSGKAARIKDKKAQ comes from the coding sequence ATGGATAAAGTAAACAGCGTATTAAAGGAAAAACCAAGAACCGATTTGCCGGAATTCAGAACCGGAGATCATATTAAAGTCTATGTAAGCATCGTTGAAGGTGACAAGGAAAGAATCCAGCCTTTTGAAGGCGATGTGATCAGCGTTCGTGGCAACGGACTAAATAAATCATTTACCGTACGAAAAATTTCAAGTGGTGTCGGAGTTGAAAGAATTTTCAGATTCACATCACCAAAAATTTCCAAGATAGAAATATTGAAAAAAGGTAATGTTAGAAGAGCAAAACTTTATTACCTGCGGAATCTTTCAGGTAAAGCCGCACGAATTAAGGATAAAAAAGCTCAGTAA